The following are encoded together in the Lathyrus oleraceus cultivar Zhongwan6 chromosome 3, CAAS_Psat_ZW6_1.0, whole genome shotgun sequence genome:
- the LOC127126254 gene encoding bZIP transcription factor TGA10 isoform X1 gives MASSVEKPNQTTTQLEPLPPSQHHHQHHQPDNQISFGMMQSSSSTSLPGNFITKDSAYDLGELDQALFLYLNEQTDPSSIQDQKQNSTSGMRPPTLNIFPSQPMHVEPSSSNSKETTGSRKLNLPKQVVSVSEPSKIVKQPERNHGKGPTSSSEHEGPKTPDPKTLRRLAQNREAARKSRLRKKAYIQQLESSRIRLSQMEQELQRARNQGMFFGGGAVLGGEQNLPISMNSISSEAAMFDVEYARWLEEHHRLVCELRAAVQEHIHEDELRMFVEKFLAQYDQLMHLKSLVAKADIFHLVSGLWVTPAERCFLWIGGFKPSELIKIIVSQIEPITEQQIMSIYGLQQSTQEGEDALSQGLEAFNQSLSETITSESLSYPPNMTNYMEQLARAMNKLSTLESFVREADNLRHQIIHRLNQILTTRQAARCFVAMAEYFHRMRALSSLWLARPRQD, from the exons ATGGCTTCAAGTGTTgaaaaaccaaaccaaaccacTACTCAACTAGAACCACTCCCACCATCacaacatcatcatcagcatcatcaACCAGATAATCAAATTTCATTTGGAATGATGCAATCTTCTTCATCAACCTCTCTCCCTGGAAACTTCAT AACTAAAGATTCAGCTTATGATTTGGGTGAATTGGATCAAGCACTTTTTCTCTATCTTAATGAACAAACTGATCCATCAAGTATTCAAGACCAAAAAC AGAATTCAACATCAGGAATGAGGCCACCAACTCTTAACATTTTTCCTTCTCAGCCTATGCACGTAGAGCCATcatcatccaattcaaag GAAACAACTGGATCAAGAAAACTCAACCTACCAAAACAAGTCGTATCTGTCTCTGAACCATCCAAAATTGTCAAG CAGCCAGAGAGAAATCATGGCAAGGGTCCAACTTCAAGTTCTGAACATGAAGGACCTAAAACACCAGATCCCAAG ACACTGAGAAGACTTGCTCAGAATAGAGAAGCAGCTAGAAAAAGCAGGTTGAGAAAAAAG GCATATATTCAGCAGCTTGAGTCAAGCAGAATCAGGCTTAGTCAAATGGAACAAGAGTTACAGCGTGCTAGAAATCAA GGCATGTTCTTTGGTGGAGGTGCAGTTTTGGGAGGAGAACAAAACCTTCCTATTTCAATGAATAGCATTAGCTCAG AGGCTGCAATGTTTGATGTGGAATATGCAAGATGGCTAGAGGAGCACCACCGATTAGTATGCGAACTAAGAGCGGCGGTTCAAGAGCACATTCATGAGGATGAGCTTAGAATGTTTGTGGAAAAATTCCTGGCACAATATGATCAACTAATGCATCTCAAGAGCCTAGTTGCAAAAGCAGACATATTCCATCTTGTTTCTGGCCTGTGGGTGACCCCGGCCGAACGTTGCTTCTTGTGGATTGGTGGATTCAAACCTTCTGAACTCATCAAG ATTATTGTGAGTCAAATTGAGCCTATAACCGAGCAACAAATAATGAGTATATACGGATTGCAACAATCTACACAAGAAGGAGAAGATGCTCTCTCACAAGGACTCGAAGCTTTCAATCAATCTCTTTCAGAAACTATAACATCAGAATCATTGAGCTATCCTCCGAATATGACTAACTACATGGAACAATTGGCTAGGGCCATGAACAAGCTTTCCACTCTTGAAAGTTTTGTCAGAGAG GCAGATAATTTACGACACCAAATCATTCACCGTCTGAATCAGATCCTAACGACGCGACAAGCAGCGAGATGTTTTGTTGCCATGGCGGAGTACTTCCATCGCATGCGAGCATTGAGTTCTCTCTGGTTGGCACGCCCTCGTCAAGACTAG
- the LOC127126254 gene encoding bZIP transcription factor TGA10 isoform X2: MASSVEKPNQTTTQLEPLPPSQHHHQHHQPDNQISFGMMQSSSSTSLPGNFITKDSAYDLGELDQALFLYLNEQTDPSSIQDQKQNSTSGMRPPTLNIFPSQPMHVEPSSSNSKETTGSRKLNLPKQVVSVSEPSKIVKPERNHGKGPTSSSEHEGPKTPDPKTLRRLAQNREAARKSRLRKKAYIQQLESSRIRLSQMEQELQRARNQGMFFGGGAVLGGEQNLPISMNSISSEAAMFDVEYARWLEEHHRLVCELRAAVQEHIHEDELRMFVEKFLAQYDQLMHLKSLVAKADIFHLVSGLWVTPAERCFLWIGGFKPSELIKIIVSQIEPITEQQIMSIYGLQQSTQEGEDALSQGLEAFNQSLSETITSESLSYPPNMTNYMEQLARAMNKLSTLESFVREADNLRHQIIHRLNQILTTRQAARCFVAMAEYFHRMRALSSLWLARPRQD, translated from the exons ATGGCTTCAAGTGTTgaaaaaccaaaccaaaccacTACTCAACTAGAACCACTCCCACCATCacaacatcatcatcagcatcatcaACCAGATAATCAAATTTCATTTGGAATGATGCAATCTTCTTCATCAACCTCTCTCCCTGGAAACTTCAT AACTAAAGATTCAGCTTATGATTTGGGTGAATTGGATCAAGCACTTTTTCTCTATCTTAATGAACAAACTGATCCATCAAGTATTCAAGACCAAAAAC AGAATTCAACATCAGGAATGAGGCCACCAACTCTTAACATTTTTCCTTCTCAGCCTATGCACGTAGAGCCATcatcatccaattcaaag GAAACAACTGGATCAAGAAAACTCAACCTACCAAAACAAGTCGTATCTGTCTCTGAACCATCCAAAATTGTCAAG CCAGAGAGAAATCATGGCAAGGGTCCAACTTCAAGTTCTGAACATGAAGGACCTAAAACACCAGATCCCAAG ACACTGAGAAGACTTGCTCAGAATAGAGAAGCAGCTAGAAAAAGCAGGTTGAGAAAAAAG GCATATATTCAGCAGCTTGAGTCAAGCAGAATCAGGCTTAGTCAAATGGAACAAGAGTTACAGCGTGCTAGAAATCAA GGCATGTTCTTTGGTGGAGGTGCAGTTTTGGGAGGAGAACAAAACCTTCCTATTTCAATGAATAGCATTAGCTCAG AGGCTGCAATGTTTGATGTGGAATATGCAAGATGGCTAGAGGAGCACCACCGATTAGTATGCGAACTAAGAGCGGCGGTTCAAGAGCACATTCATGAGGATGAGCTTAGAATGTTTGTGGAAAAATTCCTGGCACAATATGATCAACTAATGCATCTCAAGAGCCTAGTTGCAAAAGCAGACATATTCCATCTTGTTTCTGGCCTGTGGGTGACCCCGGCCGAACGTTGCTTCTTGTGGATTGGTGGATTCAAACCTTCTGAACTCATCAAG ATTATTGTGAGTCAAATTGAGCCTATAACCGAGCAACAAATAATGAGTATATACGGATTGCAACAATCTACACAAGAAGGAGAAGATGCTCTCTCACAAGGACTCGAAGCTTTCAATCAATCTCTTTCAGAAACTATAACATCAGAATCATTGAGCTATCCTCCGAATATGACTAACTACATGGAACAATTGGCTAGGGCCATGAACAAGCTTTCCACTCTTGAAAGTTTTGTCAGAGAG GCAGATAATTTACGACACCAAATCATTCACCGTCTGAATCAGATCCTAACGACGCGACAAGCAGCGAGATGTTTTGTTGCCATGGCGGAGTACTTCCATCGCATGCGAGCATTGAGTTCTCTCTGGTTGGCACGCCCTCGTCAAGACTAG